A section of the Fibrobacter sp. UWR4 genome encodes:
- a CDS encoding YebC/PmpR family DNA-binding transcriptional regulator yields MSGHSKWATTKRKKAKTDVARAKAWNKLIKEISIAAKLGGGNPDANPRLRAAIIKSKSQSLPTKNIESAIAKGTGANGGADVVEPLYEGRGPAGIAIMVQCMTDNKVRTVAEIRNIFNKNGGAMGETGSVTWAFTYKGMIVVDAEKYPEDQVMDLVLEAGAEDMSTEDGVHEISTTPDAFDAVTRALEGANIEMMSAEITYVANDPVKLGHDDAVKLLKLIDKFEDHDDVQDVYHNAEIDEADMDAE; encoded by the coding sequence ATGTCCGGTCACTCCAAATGGGCTACCACCAAACGTAAGAAAGCTAAGACTGACGTTGCTCGTGCTAAGGCATGGAACAAGTTGATTAAGGAAATTTCTATCGCTGCTAAGCTGGGCGGCGGCAACCCGGATGCAAACCCCCGTCTCCGTGCTGCAATCATCAAGTCCAAGTCTCAGTCTCTTCCCACCAAGAACATCGAAAGTGCTATTGCCAAGGGTACTGGCGCTAACGGTGGTGCAGACGTTGTGGAACCGCTGTACGAAGGTCGCGGTCCTGCAGGTATTGCAATCATGGTGCAGTGCATGACTGATAACAAGGTTCGTACCGTTGCTGAAATCCGTAACATTTTCAATAAGAATGGCGGTGCAATGGGTGAAACCGGTTCTGTTACCTGGGCATTCACTTACAAGGGCATGATTGTTGTTGATGCTGAAAAGTATCCTGAAGATCAGGTCATGGATCTGGTTCTGGAAGCTGGCGCAGAAGACATGAGCACCGAAGATGGCGTTCATGAAATCTCCACCACTCCGGATGCATTCGACGCTGTTACCCGTGCTCTTGAAGGCGCAAACATCGAAATGATGAGTGCTGAAATCACCTACGTCGCTAACGACCCCGTCAAGCTGGGCCACGACGACGCTGTGAAGCTCCTCAAGCTCATCGACAAGTTCGAAGATCACGACGACGTTCAGGACGTTTACCACAACGCTGAAATCGACGAAGCCGACATGGACGCTGAGTAG
- a CDS encoding phosphomannomutase has product MENITQIWKKIQSPEFNPATDMALVEQVKQVALTSQEPAKVSFGTSGWRGEIGSEFTLRNLQVVGAAIVRLYKEADAAMFEALGVKDFADLQKRGVVVGHDNRLLGHEFCEAVADQFAKAGVKVYYGNEMPTPEFSACIEMLGAACSINMTPSHNPSHYNGIKFNPADGGPAGPEITNVITKLSNEMMATWKFEPVSKVDWEIIDSLKIYKEFLIKQGTIKFARIKEFIKQGRLTLVCDHVHGSTRRRPAALLDNPECLITLRNEDDSLFGGIAPEPSSKNLEKVRKELDGSKSWFRLGAIFDPDGDRIRFYDGTREIDMNQFGAIAFHYMATWRKEQGVVAKSVATSNFVNIIAEKLGVPVMETPVGFKNFRPWLSRTAKDKALVAFEESDGISGLNNTLEKDAQFGLLIALEIMATTGKNLGEYLDALYEEYGRFYPSRAGFEVDKSLVGAPLIAKVNAVAEAAQVGAKVMVGNTEKTVKQLLTLDGVKIIFEDDSWMLVRPSGTEPKVRIYTECRNPDEKDPMFEAAKALFYKN; this is encoded by the coding sequence ATGGAAAACATTACACAGATTTGGAAGAAAATCCAGTCCCCCGAATTCAACCCCGCTACCGACATGGCTCTGGTGGAACAGGTCAAGCAGGTTGCTCTCACCTCCCAGGAACCGGCTAAGGTTAGCTTCGGTACTTCCGGCTGGCGTGGTGAAATCGGTTCTGAATTCACTCTTCGTAATCTGCAGGTTGTTGGTGCCGCTATCGTTCGCCTTTACAAGGAAGCCGACGCTGCTATGTTCGAAGCTCTCGGTGTGAAGGATTTCGCTGATCTCCAGAAGCGTGGCGTGGTCGTTGGTCACGACAACCGTCTCCTGGGTCATGAATTCTGCGAAGCTGTGGCTGACCAGTTCGCCAAGGCCGGTGTTAAGGTTTACTACGGCAACGAAATGCCGACCCCGGAATTCTCCGCATGTATCGAAATGCTGGGTGCTGCTTGCTCCATCAACATGACTCCGTCTCACAACCCCAGCCACTACAACGGCATCAAGTTCAACCCGGCTGACGGTGGTCCTGCAGGTCCGGAAATCACCAACGTCATTACCAAGCTTTCCAACGAAATGATGGCTACCTGGAAGTTTGAACCGGTATCCAAGGTTGACTGGGAAATCATCGACTCCCTGAAGATCTACAAGGAATTCCTTATCAAGCAGGGCACCATCAAGTTCGCCCGTATCAAGGAATTCATCAAGCAGGGTCGTCTGACTCTGGTTTGCGACCACGTTCACGGTTCTACCCGTCGTCGTCCGGCCGCTCTCCTGGACAATCCGGAATGCCTCATCACTCTTCGTAACGAAGATGACAGCCTGTTTGGTGGTATCGCTCCGGAACCGTCCTCCAAGAATCTCGAAAAGGTTCGCAAGGAACTGGATGGCAGCAAGTCCTGGTTCCGCCTGGGCGCAATCTTTGACCCGGATGGTGACCGTATTCGTTTCTACGATGGCACTCGCGAAATCGATATGAACCAGTTCGGTGCAATCGCTTTCCACTACATGGCTACCTGGCGTAAGGAACAGGGCGTTGTGGCTAAGTCCGTTGCAACCTCCAACTTCGTAAACATCATTGCTGAAAAGTTGGGCGTTCCTGTGATGGAAACTCCGGTGGGCTTCAAGAACTTCCGCCCCTGGTTGTCCCGTACCGCTAAGGATAAGGCTCTGGTTGCTTTCGAAGAATCCGATGGTATTTCTGGCCTTAACAACACTCTGGAAAAGGACGCTCAGTTCGGCCTCCTCATCGCTCTGGAAATCATGGCTACCACTGGCAAGAACCTGGGTGAATACCTGGATGCCCTGTACGAAGAATACGGTCGCTTCTATCCCAGCCGCGCTGGTTTCGAAGTGGACAAGTCTCTCGTGGGTGCTCCCCTCATTGCTAAGGTGAATGCTGTTGCTGAAGCAGCTCAGGTTGGCGCTAAGGTCATGGTGGGTAACACCGAAAAGACCGTTAAGCAGCTCCTCACTCTCGATGGCGTGAAGATCATTTTCGAAGACGACTCCTGGATGCTGGTTCGCCCGTCCGGTACCGAACCTAAGGTTCGTATCTATACCGAATGTCGCAACCCGGATGAAAAGGATCCGATGTTCGAAGCTGCAAAGGCTCTGTTCTACAAGAACTAG